In the Populus trichocarpa isolate Nisqually-1 chromosome 1, P.trichocarpa_v4.1, whole genome shotgun sequence genome, ggcaCCCCACCAATCACAAAGCTCACAAGACCTTATCTATGAACCCAATATAAAAAGgacaaatataaaatgaaattatataaaactcTACCCAGAGCATCCAAAGAAGCAATAACCTACTTCTTTATTGCATCAATAATCTAATCATTGCTTAATCATGGTTGCCCTTGATTTGGTCAATATCACGGCTCATGATTCAACCTAGATTCATCTGagttaaattcaaaacaatgttatttaaaataatattaaaatcaaactcTGTTTTGAGTGGATTTTCCGGTCAGTTTTCACCTAATCTTCTTGAAATCCAGCTCAAAATGATTGGGATCTATGTCAATTCAGGCTAAACATGTTCAATATCAATGCATGTCATGTGCTTTCTGATATATAATGGTGTTGTGCCCGTATAAAATAACCAGGAGATAGCTACGAGGATGGAGGTAAAGGCCATGCCaacatttttattgatgatggGAGGGGCTAGAGTCGATAAGCTGGTGGGTGCAAATCCAGAAGAGATAAGGAGAAGGATTGGTGGTTTTGTTCACACTATTCATGGATACAAAGCAATCTAGGAAGTGGACAACGTGCCAAACATGGCATCCTCAAGATTGTACAAGAACTTGCTGTAAATGAAGGGTTTTGCAGTGTTTTTCTTGAAGATTTCCTCTGTGATCTGTGGGCTTGACTTGCTTGTAATTTGATTGTGGTTTCCAGGGCTTGGAAACCCTTTTCAATGGTTTAAAAAATTACCAGTTCTTTTCTCACCACTCATTTCTCCTTTTGGGAAAAAGCTAGAGGATGCGTGCATTCTCCTATCAATCGCTAGCATTGTTGAGCGTGATAATGAAGACACTTGCTAGAACACATTGCATTAACGCATCAAACATATagtaaacaaataatataaaatgagaAGTATATTCCCACCAACAAGACCACATTTATATGCCTGTCCAGCTCGTGACCTTCTTAGggaggcataaaaaaaaaaaaaaggtgatttcTTCTCCATTTAAAGATGGAATTAAGATCCTTTCCAAGGTAACTCAGTAGTTAATTATTAAGTTTACTTAGAGCAAGGTTTTTTATTACGGCTTGGGtgagttaacaaaaaaaaaaaaagttaaaatgttgttattataagaaaaattagaaattttttttcagattctaACCGACCTTTTAACCAGGTCATGAATCAACTCGCTTTTTTTATCAGGACATATTAAGTTAATTTGTCTTtgtattattttcaagtttattttataatgaattatactaacaacaaaaaaaaattaaaagttgatttaactgttcatatgaacaataaaccaatttaataagttatttgaataatttgTCATCAACTTTGTTTGATGGCTTAGTTGGTTAACGCGTGCAGGTATGATAAAAGTTGCAGGTTTGATTCAATTAGgacatgttattttcttttgttttttttttaaataatagatgATAGGTTATtcacattttattaaaaacaatatgggTCAGGCGCGTAGGCCTTCATCAGCCCCACACACCTAGCTTTTTGGGACAAGCCTAGCCCAACTCAACTTTCTTTGTAATTCAATTGTTTAGCATGtgatttttatctaatttcattattttgtattgagtttttgataaattatttttagtatttttatcatatattaaaagatgaaaattaagAGTTCATAAATCAGGTAGCAGGTTTGATGCGTtgactaaatattaattaaagagtCGGGTTggaatttttaaactttttttttataaaaaatatcttttccttttcctttgaatttcatcatttaatatgaagtttttattaaattttatcctttgatattgaattaataataaattaatttaaatatttttatcataaaataaaaaattaaattgacccAATAGAGTCTATAATTCAGTCATGAGTTTGTCAAATAGACTAAATATTAAACGAAGAGTCGGACTtggaattttttatcttttttatttgttttcaattcaattttttagtatgagatttttattgaattttatgttttgatattgaattaataacaaataaatttttgaattttatattatataataaaataaaaaattaattcaattccaTAAAATCAATAACCTAAATCTCATCGATAAACTAGGGTGGTtgacagtgtggtagcggttgcttttcaaataattttttatgccgaaatgcatgccaatgattttttttttattttttaaaaattatttttgatatcagcatattaaaatgatccaaaacgtataaatcatattaaattttagcaaaaaaaataatattttaagcgGTTCCCAAACATGTTAACTAAAGATTAAtaagttgtgtgtgtgtgtgttaagtttaagttattattttgagtttaataataatatatataaaaaaagagaatctaaatatttttgctTACGTTCCAACTTCGAAGAACAATGGTGGACAACCTGCTGCAGAAACGCGTGCTAGTGGAAACCAAAGGAGTTTGGGGGGCCCGCTTGCCTTTGTattgttttgacttttgaagCATTTAAGGGGTAGGTGGAAAGGCCAAAGGCCAATTCTCTCTCCTCACCATGCCATGCCATGCCATGCCCACACCATCACATCACCTGTGTATAAAAATCATTACCCACCAATTGCATTCCTACAACTCAGCCTTGTTGAATCTCCTTCCTATCTCCACCTATGAAAATTGCCAGAGACATTACTCGTTTCCAAATTCGGACCAGCAGTGGATCTCATTTACATAGCTGTctaagaccaaaaaaaaaaaagaggagcggagaggaaataaaaaaaaaaaaaaacttggttagaaaaaaaataaaatttacatgtaaaatattttttcaagtaagttACATATTAAGGTATGTGTTATTTTTAcaaatactttatatatatatatatatatatatatatatttcggtTAAATTTTGATAAGTTTCGAGtcgtttaataatatttatatttcattaattatctATTAGATCTAAAAAATACTCATTAATTTATATTGGGACATATCAGTATCCAACGAGTTCAAATTAATTTACCATTCTTACTTGTAAATAAACGATGATTATGGTGttctatattttattacatactatataatattaaaaattatttttttatttaataatagctatgttttttataattttaaaattatttttacatgatattttttatcactagattaattttttaaatttaataataataattacttaaaaactagaaattcaatggaattttttcaaattaatttttatcttaaaaaaagtgttcaatgttttttttcctaacccAGCTCTTAAATATTGCTAATAAGaccaacaataataataataataataataaaaaaaaaaagaagattacgAAGACAATTAACCTTATCAAGCTATTGGACCGTGTGATCATGATCTTCAAATTTTGCCTGCTGGGtttgattttcatatattttatcaatttcaatccaatcaaatcattttccttttttttttaaaaaaaaaaactataattggAACGCCCATTTACTGGTGATCAAGATTGAAGACTCTTTTTTAACGATGATGTGATCTTTAAAAAGAGTGTTTAATAAACTAATAACTAATACGTAGCCCTATTAAACATTTAATAAggtaatttatcaaaaaaaaaattaaatcttgaattttaatccttttattgtcggaaaaaataaaaaaaatccaagactcAAATCCAGTTCATTGCAATAACTAGGGGTTGGGTCCAGCGGCACTGGGCCAGTTCTCTCCGTGAAGTGAATCCTTGCTGGTAATGAAATCCGTTTCAAGGTCTCCTTGTCCGGAAGGGGCATGAGAATCCGCtggcaaaacataaaaaaaaacgaacGAATCTTCAGCAccaccaccagcagcagcagcacgcCACCTCCCACCCCCAcaaatcaaataatcatctccTGCTTCTCCCCTAGATTCCCCTATAAACAAAACCTAAGGAAACACCCATAACCATAACCCTTCCTTCCCCTCCTCCTGTTTGTTTGTTTCCCAggaaaaatcaatcaatcaatcaattggttgatttattaattagattGAAAAGGGAAGAAGAAATGGTGTCCCCTGGAAACGCGGCTTTGCTGCTCGACTACGATCAATACATAAATATGGATGCTATAAATATTCCAGCTCAAGATCCCAATTTCTCTGCTTTCTCTTGGCCACCCCTTGTTCAACcccatcatcaccatcaacatcaacaacaacaacaacaacaacaacaacaaacccTAAACGCTTTTGCTCATACTGCCACCGTCTCTTGTCCTAATTTCGGGTaggatctctctctctctctctctctctctcttttaaattagggtttttgttaGCTTTAGatcatatcaataaataatagtttttaggGGTTTTAGTGGTTAGGGTTTGTTAAGAGTTATGTGAGATTCTGTTTTGTGCCTGGTAAATGCTAGTGGTCAGGTGAGTTTTAAAATCGGCTTATGTAATTGCTTAAAATATGACCACTTTTGAATTATTCCTCTGAGAATTTGGTGGTTGATGCCATTTTTATTGCTAGATGAATTGCTCGGCCGAGATTTGAAGGATGTTTACTGTGGGATGTATTTGCCTTGAATTGTCTTTAGAGGTTAATGTGCTTTACTTACGTGAGCTTCAGTTCTAAGTATTAGGAGTTTGAGTTGCATCACTTACGAGCGAAATTGTAGTATAACTATGCTGTGTAATGAGAGGAGTGATTGTGTATAATCAATTGGACGAGAGGGTAGGCACTCATTGACACCTTGTATTAGTTGGAAGTCTGATACCTGCAAATAGCGAGTTTTTACTTACTTTCCTTTGTAGTTTAAATCGGGCAGCTTTTCATTTTTGTTGGTAGTTAGTGTTCAGCAATTCCATTAATGAGAGAGCAAATATTTTCACTTGAAGGCTGTTTAAAATGTTCCATTCTAAgttccttgttattttatttattttcactcgcttcttttctttcttttgtgatGTATACTCTTCTTGTTTTGGATGTAAAAACATACTTGTCACAAGCACTTAAATTGATTTGGACGGCTTTTTTCTTGCTGCTTTTGTGGTTATTCATCTCATCTCTTATATTTCTATGTGCATGTGTGATCATCTGTGCAGTGCGGAAATTGATGGATCATTCGGGGAATGTGATGTGCAGAAGGAACCATGTTCCAAGAAGAGGTTCATTACTTCTTTCATCTCTCTCTGCTCTACTCTGTTTAAAAAGGAAGGGGTGGGGTTCATTGCTGAATTCAACCTTAATTATTATGTGTTTATTAATCATGTTGAGCTGATACGACTTTATCCCCCTATATGTGTTTTCATTGAGAATCCGAACCACCTTTTGATGCCCTTATGCTGAGACAGGACAGCAAAGACCAGGTTTACATAATTAATGGTCTAATGGTTTTCTAGATGCCATCACATGCAATCAAGCTTGCTGGTAATGGTTGTTTTTGAAGTGAAAGTCTGAAAGATTCTACAGCACTAGATCTGAATCAGAACCATTCCAAGTGCAttcattgtatttgtttttgtactgCCTTATGATAACTGTTGCTACTAGCGCCCCAGTGGGACCTATGTATGTTGGAGGTGTTTCCAAACAATTACCATGAAGATGATGTTACATTTAGTACCAGTGTAGAGTTATCATGTAACCTAATCTTCTATTCTGAATGCAGTTGAtgaagtgattttttatttggtactTTGTTAATCTGTTCTGCATTTACCAAAGCGTGATGCAtggatgaattttttatttgttgttttacattttaaataagTGGATTGGAGTGAGCAAGTCTGTCATGGAGTGATGTTATCCCATCTCTCACTCTCATGTTTCCTTGCTGCAGGGGTAGATCTGAATCATGTAGTGCATCTAGCTCCAAAGCATGTAGGGAAAAGCTGCGAAGGGATAGGCTGAATGACAAGTACTCTCTTATTCTTTCTCTTCCCTtctgtctctgtctctgtctctgCTTCCCCTGGGCACTCACATTTTGTATTTGGAATGTCTACCAGGTTTATAGAATTGGGCTCAATCTTGGAGCCTGGAAGAACTCCCAAAACAGACAAGGCTGCTATTTTGGTTGATGCTGTCCGCATGGTGACTCAGTTACGAGATGAAGCCCAGAAGTTGAGGGACTCAAATTCAAGTCTTCAAGAGAAGATCAAAGAGTTAAAGGTCTTTTGGCATTCATGTGCttccaattctatttttttattttgatggacTTGTGGGCTTTAGTTATATATTCACGTATTTGATTTCTTCCCTTTGCATAATACCCTGCATCCTAATACAACTACTGCAATTCTTTTGAACTGTCCTTTGTCTTGCATAGGCTGAGAAGATTGAGCTTCGTGATGAGAAGCAGAGGCTGAAGGCAGAGAAGGAGAAGCTGGAGCATCAGCTGAAAGCCATGAGCTCACAACCCAGCTTCATGCCTGCCCCTCCTGCAATCCCTGCTGCATTTGCTACTCAAGGCCAAGCACCTGGCAACAAATTAATGCCGTTCATTGGTTATCCAGGAGTTGCTATGTGGCAGTTCTTGCCACCAGCTGCAGTGGATACATCGCAAGATCATGTGCTCCACCCACCAGTTGCGTAAATTGGCGACCTGCTATGAATGGGGTTTGTATTTTGTACCAAAACAAGTGCATTTATTTTGTCATTACTTTGTCTGTATTAGTTTTTGCTGAAGTTCTCACTGGATTTGGTGGTTGACTGATTGTATTTCAATCTGGACGTTCTATTAATTGTCGCTGGTGTTTACAtgtaaattaaataagtttagTCTGGCAACCTATTTTTAGGTTTGGCTACTTGTAGGGGGTTCTTTAGCTGTTGTTTCCTTGAGTTTGCAAACCAGGGATTGCAATGTAATCTTAGGCTTTAGAAATCCACTGGTTTCTTCTAGGTCACCTGTTACTGGTAAAGTCTGTGGGTCACCTTAACCTCAGCTGGACTCGGGGCCCTCCGAACTAGGGGATCGCTttctttgaataaataaaaatttcactttGGCTAAGTACTAATCTCTTGTCCTCAATGGTCGTGGAATTAAGCATGCATGTGCCCTGTTCTTTGTAGCTAGGGATGGTAATGGGTTGAGTCTGGGCGACCCACCCGCACCCAACCTGGATCCAATCCACATAGCGAGTGGAGTTTTGGTTATGAGACAGTTTTGATGGTTAAATTTCATTTTCCAGGCAAACGTTCTGTGAAAACTCTGAGAAAATTGGATCTGTTTCTCAGAAGTCAACTTGCCATGACATGGTATCTCATGCTGCTTGCAGCTCGAGTACGATCTTGGTTtctaaatcatgcattcctGCTAAAAAAACCCATGTTCTCGAATCTCCTTAAATTCTCACATCCAATCATTCAAAACTACAGATCACAATTTCCACAACATAAAACTCTCTTCCCACGTATGGCTCTCTCTGAAGACCACCACCAGTACCGCCATGTCCATTTCTACTTCCATGTTTCCTTCCCCTCGCCTCTCCTTCACCAATTCAGAAGTCCTTTTCTATCTATCCACTCCGCCTTAGCTTCCTCCAGCTCCCCTCACACTTCCAAAGATGTAGCCATTCATCCGGCCGAGTCCCACATTGAAGAACAGAGGCATCGAAGCATTTCAATCTCATAATTCATCTAGCAACGTGGAGCACGTTGACATTTCTTCAGCCAGAAATACAGAACAGAATCTTGAGTGCAGCAGTGTTTTTGGCGCCAGAGAGTTGGCAGTTGCTTGAGATCAAAACCGTTGCCCAAAGCTAGTAGTCATATTCAAACCGAAATGGGGTTTTGAAGAGGAGAATGACTTCGGTGATTTGAGTGGCTCTGTCGGATCCTTGCAGGTGATTTATTCATTTATGAGGCTGGAGGTTAGGGGTGTTTTGAGCAAGCGAAAAGGAGTGATTTTCAAGTGCGTGAGAAATGGACCGTTCTTGTTGAAGGAGGAGAATTGAAGGCTGTTTCAAGGTTTAAGGCACATCTATAGAGAATGCTTTGTATAATTTGATGGCGCTATTAATTCGCCAATTACAAAGGctgccaagtttttttttatattattattattattgatatagagcttattttattattgttgttgttgatatagagttttttttttttttttaattgtaagaagAGGATTTGTTACTTGTTTTGTTATGGAAGTGTAGCTATTGGCTATAgaaaatgtgtttgtttttttaaaaaaattatattacaagtacagttcaagaaaaataaatgtgacagcacaagaaaaaaaaagagaaaaaaaaaattatagtggtCGTTGGGCTAGGTCCAGATGACCAAGCCTAGTAGCCTCGGCATGGCAATCAGTGGGTTTGATTGCCCAAGCTTGGGCACCCCggaactttatatatatagcaagaAATAATAGTGCTGAATGCTGGTAACGGTTGAAAATCCATAACATGCTTAATTTCTCATTAAAATTGAATCAAGATTTGAAGTAATAAGGAAGGGTTGTTCACCCACAGAGGATGAAttctaaaaaaaccaagcaGACAAATGCCTGGTTATGAATATTTTACATTCTGGATTCAAGGCCTTGGATTTGTGAAGAACTCTCTCCTCTCTGCTTTTTTCTCCTTATATATAGACATATATTAATCACGATCGCAGTCAACATTTTCATCTCAAAATTCAAGTTAAGATGGCCTAATATGACAGCCCTTTATGAACTTGTCAGAAAAGTTGATGTACTTAGCCCACAGGGGGCGGAGCTGAGGGAATGCTATATCTAGCCAAGGCTTTGCTCGACCATTGAAATGGATGACGCCGGCAGTCTCAGCATCTGCCAAACTTGTATTTTCTTGGTAGCCTAGACCCAACATGTGCCAAAAGGGATCGATAACGTGGACGTGGCCATGGAATGCTATCAGACCTGGAGGTAGTGTTCCTAGCTGCCACAAGCTCAGGTCTGATTTCAAGTTCTGAAAGGAGAAAATGAGAACAAGTTTTCGATAACTTAGTAGCCAAGAAATGTCACGAAATGCTTGAAAACTACGTGGATATTTATATTGATGATTACCTCTTCAACCCAGTGATGGTATGTTGTGCTTATGTTGGTTTTCCTCCAAGCCTCTAAATCAAATATGTTCATGCCATAAGCCCAGGCACATTCGTTCGGCTTGAAATTTTCTGATATCAAGGGATGAGAGAAGTTCAAATAGCTCTTCAACTTCTTTGACATGACAAACTTGTCTTCTCCTCGACAGGTTTCTACTGCCCCGTTAACCTTTCCATTCATGTCAATGTCCCAGAGAGGCGAAAGATCGGACTGCACCACTATGTCATCGTCTAGGAACACAACCTTGTTTAGGCTTGGGAACAACTGCAAAAACAGAACATTGACACTGAGCATTACAAGCATCGACTAAGAGCTTATGTTTGTACAGAATTACTGACTATTCTATTACCTCAGGTAGATGAATTCGGATGTGATTCATCACTGAATTGTATTTGGGACTAAGTGTTTGTAGTTTTGCTGCGATAATATGAGGCTTCTCGGTGTTATTTGCTACAATTGCAGATGAACCCCCTCTAAACTGTGACCTCACCCTCTGATCCTTTTCCATTGCTTCCATGACTGGCACTTTCCCCTTTGCGAACCAATCGAAATGATGCAATGCCTTGACCTCAATTATTGCCGGAGCCAAAGGGTGCAGTGAGAACCATGCTTGCATAGGTGAATAAGTTTTCCTATCTGTTATTATGTGCAGCACAAACTTCTGGGGGCGCAACGCATTTTGGACAAGTGAATtggcaacaacagcagcagcaagcaCATTGTCTGAAGCCAGGACAAAGTGAAAATAAGTATTGTCAACAAGCGCAGGGACGAGTTCCGGCAAGGGGAGCTGAAGTCGAGCAGCTGCATTAGTGGAGTGCTCACTGGCTAGCCTCAAGGCAAGGCAATGAAGCTGCTTCGGTATGCTACTTGATGCTACATGCCTGTACAGATATTCTTGGATTTTGGCATTTCTAGTCCTTTGTTCGAGTAGAGTGACCTGAGAAATATCAATTTGTTGACAATTTTGCGATAGAAAATTCCCACAACAAGCGTTTGACAtcaaacaaaagagagaaaagtgagGTACCATTTCTCTGAGCTTGAGAGCAAAAGTTTTCGCGTCTAATCTTGTGTTCTTGACTTCGTCCATAAATTCCTCTAATGTTTGAGGAATATCACTCCTTCCCTTTAATTCATCATTGCCAAGTGGTTGTTCTAGCACTTGAAACATAACCTCTGGTACCTTCAGATACCGAACAATAATCATAATTAGCAATACTTAAATTACACTAATCAAGCTTAATGCCACAAAAATCCTAGGGTTCAAGGAGTTTACAGCCGAGTCAAGCCTTCTCCCCAATATCCTTGGCCCTAGTCTTTTCCCCAAGCAGCCTATCAAGGCAAGATTAATTAGTAAAAATGATACTCAAATCATATTgcatatatattaataagtaatagtaattaatatatttttagcctCTCATAAGCTAAGGCTGTTCACACCAACCATAGGTTAATATATCAAATGGTTAATTACATCTTTCTATATCAAATCTTTTGACAcgctaattaattattgaatataCCAATTGACtaactatatattatttttagaactGATTGGCTAACTATAATTTGGAAATAACTATTGTAGATAAATGTTATATGTCGGTCCATCTTTCACTTTCACAGGATTTTTAGACATTTTCTGTGAAAACCAGGGGCATGTTCGTAAATTCATGTAGCCAGATGGTGGGCAAAGGGAATGAGTGCTTCGCAAGGGCTGAACTACCATATGCTTTTATATcttctaatttggtccttaaattcttaattttctcaTGATAGATATGCATTGTGTCCGAAAATAATAACATACTTTCTCACCaactttcttaattaaatttggatatcaaattaatatgctTACTAATAATCAATTTGTTAAACATGACATTTTGATTCAATGTTCATGATGTTTGGAAGTAAGAtagctcttgttttttttaatgcgttttaaaaatatatttcatttgataaaatattaaattgatattttttaatatttttttgatagttttaatatgcagattttaaaaattaaaaaattatttttatatatttttaaatatttttaaaaaacattatacacCACAATAACAAACACACGTGTGacatttagtataaaaaaatcacttggatccttctttttttttttttgtaagctaaaaaataacaagtaactataaaggaaaaatcaaagcttGAGGATTTTTCgtgttattattattggtaGAAGCAACCTCTAAATGAATAAATCTAAGGATAAtacatgataataatattaaaaaaataaatacaaaaaaaaataattatttcaggACCTATTCTCTCTCTACTGTGGAGAAGATTAGCATCACTGGCTAGACTATATATAAATCATCCTTGGAGAATTATCTTTGGATTTTATAGCTCTTAAGCCAATATAGACAAACGACCTTGTCAAGTGATCAGAACAGAcatttatgtataaattctatgataaatttaattagatagaGCATAATAAAGTCTTGAaacgatgttttttttaactctagTGGTGAAGCTTAGATATTGCCTAGAAACCCTAAACTCCATGacttattgaattaattaaataattaattaactaaaaaaaacaagccgGCCAGTAGTTGTTAtgttttctatcttaataaTGTTTTTGGTCCATCAAACACCATTATCAAGATTTGAAGCTTTATCTTATGATTAATCTCTAGTTAATCTCGCAAAAAACATATATCCTTCTTGATTAAAACGATCAATATCATCGATTAAAGCTAGCAATTATATTCAGCATTTCTTAAAATCTATTAAGAGAGACATGAAGAGCTGAGAAGATCAAAGCAGGGCGAATGCAATATTATTCAAAATGTGTACCTAGTGTAGAGCACTTGGTTTCTCCATCAATGGAGTCAACTGTGGACAAAACGAACACAAACCGGAGAAGAAACGTGAAGAACAAGAGAGAATAGAAGAGCATTCGATAAGAAACCCTTCTAGCTCCAACCCTCACTTTGATAAACTCTCTGACACCTTTTCCAGGAAAAACTGTAACATGCCTCAAACTCGGCGATATATGAAGCTGCATTTTGTTTTAAACCGAGCACACAACACAGCGAAACCAAGAAACAAGAAGCCCGAAATAGAGCTGTGCCTcgttttctttctcttggttGGCTATGTCATTATTTGGCAATCACACCCAAAGAAGAACTGGCGATGAGTAGAAATGCGAGAAACCCAAGTAAGGATTCTGCTGTAAAAAGGAAGGATTTGATGATGGGAGTTTAAAGAGGTTGCTATCGGTCACCTAAACTTGCTTAGCAATTAGGCTAGACATGTGCGTGCGTCTGTATGTATACATAGATATATATTCAAACTTGTGCTGCGGATCTTTTAATACACATGAGAAAGGAAGGAGGGTTGTTAAGTAGAAAGAGACATGGGACTTAGAAGAGGCTatggtgtttgtttttcaagGGTTTGGAGACTTTGGCTTGGCATTGAAGGAGGGAAGTTGAGAGAAAtgggttttttatatatatatatataaagaaaatttacataaatttGACTAGAGGTTACGTTGTTTGGTGTTACATAGCTTTGCCAAcacatgaagtttttttttggggACATGCTAAAGGGAGTTTGGACTCTGATATTACAGGCCTTCTAAAATGGAAAACGACTCTTCGTCTTGGACTGCATTTGGAGTGTAAAGACAGGaaaccattcttcttcttcttcttcttcaaaaacaaatcaagggAAGACCTGAGAGAGATCATGATCGGTAGCAGGTCGTTTGTTTCATGAAATGGCTTTTACGGTAATTAATTGGTCTTCCGGCATATAAtaataccttttattttgttaaaaca is a window encoding:
- the LOC18095890 gene encoding transcription factor ILR3, whose translation is MVSPGNAALLLDYDQYINMDAINIPAQDPNFSAFSWPPLVQPHHHHQHQQQQQQQQQQTLNAFAHTATVSCPNFGAEIDGSFGECDVQKEPCSKKRGRSESCSASSSKACREKLRRDRLNDKFIELGSILEPGRTPKTDKAAILVDAVRMVTQLRDEAQKLRDSNSSLQEKIKELKAEKIELRDEKQRLKAEKEKLEHQLKAMSSQPSFMPAPPAIPAAFATQGQAPGNKLMPFIGYPGVAMWQFLPPAAVDTSQDHVLHPPVA
- the LOC18095892 gene encoding probable galacturonosyltransferase 12 — its product is MQLHISPSLRHVTVFPGKGVREFIKVRVGARRVSYRMLFYSLLFFTFLLRFVFVLSTVDSIDGETKCSTLGCLGKRLGPRILGRRLDSAVPEVMFQVLEQPLGNDELKGRSDIPQTLEEFMDEVKNTRLDAKTFALKLREMVTLLEQRTRNAKIQEYLYRHVASSSIPKQLHCLALRLASEHSTNAAARLQLPLPELVPALVDNTYFHFVLASDNVLAAAVVANSLVQNALRPQKFVLHIITDRKTYSPMQAWFSLHPLAPAIIEVKALHHFDWFAKGKVPVMEAMEKDQRVRSQFRGGSSAIVANNTEKPHIIAAKLQTLSPKYNSVMNHIRIHLPELFPSLNKVVFLDDDIVVQSDLSPLWDIDMNGKVNGAVETCRGEDKFVMSKKLKSYLNFSHPLISENFKPNECAWAYGMNIFDLEAWRKTNISTTYHHWVEENLKSDLSLWQLGTLPPGLIAFHGHVHVIDPFWHMLGLGYQENTSLADAETAGVIHFNGRAKPWLDIAFPQLRPLWAKYINFSDKFIKGCHIRPS